In Sphingomonas sp., a single window of DNA contains:
- the hslU gene encoding ATP-dependent protease ATPase subunit HslU: protein MNQNLTPKTIVAALDAHIIGQRDAKKAVSVALRNRWRRQQLSADLRDEVTPKNILMIGPTGCGKTEISRRLAKLADAPFVKVEATKFTEVGYVGRDVEQIARDLVEEAIRLEKERRRSAVKDKAEEAAMGRLLDALTGKDSSTATREAFKQRFNEGLLDTTEIEIEVEQAPQMPFDIPGGAPQMINLSEMMKGLTGTPLKRRKLNVRSAWEKLVEEEADKRLDQDEVSRVALADAEANGIVFLDEIDKIAVSDVRGGSVSREGVQRDLLPLIEGTTVATKYGPMKTDHILFIASGAFHVAKPSDLLPELQGRLPIRVELKALTEEDFVAILSDTKASLVRQYAALLGTEGVSIDFTEDGIRAVAKIAAEVNAEVENIGARRLQTVMEKLLEEVSFEAEDRSGSAVVIDAAYVDQQLASVARNTDLSRYVL from the coding sequence ATGAACCAGAACCTCACCCCCAAGACGATCGTCGCCGCGCTCGATGCGCACATCATCGGCCAGCGGGATGCCAAGAAGGCAGTGTCTGTAGCGCTGCGCAACCGCTGGCGCCGGCAGCAGCTCTCGGCCGACCTCCGCGACGAGGTGACGCCGAAGAACATCCTGATGATCGGGCCCACCGGCTGCGGCAAGACCGAGATCAGCCGCCGCCTCGCCAAGCTGGCTGATGCGCCCTTCGTGAAGGTGGAAGCGACCAAGTTCACCGAGGTCGGCTATGTCGGCCGCGACGTCGAGCAGATTGCCCGCGACCTGGTCGAGGAAGCGATCCGGCTCGAGAAGGAGCGCCGCCGCTCTGCCGTGAAGGACAAGGCCGAGGAAGCCGCCATGGGCCGGCTGCTCGACGCGCTGACCGGCAAGGATTCGAGCACCGCGACCCGCGAGGCGTTCAAGCAGCGGTTCAACGAGGGCCTGCTCGATACCACCGAGATCGAGATCGAGGTGGAGCAGGCGCCGCAGATGCCGTTCGACATCCCCGGTGGCGCGCCGCAGATGATCAACCTGTCGGAGATGATGAAGGGTCTGACCGGCACGCCGCTCAAGCGCCGCAAGCTCAACGTCCGCTCCGCCTGGGAAAAGCTCGTCGAGGAAGAGGCCGACAAGCGGCTCGACCAAGACGAGGTGAGCCGGGTGGCGCTCGCGGATGCCGAGGCGAACGGGATCGTCTTCCTCGACGAGATCGACAAGATCGCGGTGTCCGACGTGCGCGGCGGATCGGTGAGCCGCGAAGGCGTGCAGCGCGACCTGCTGCCCCTGATCGAGGGCACCACGGTGGCGACCAAGTATGGCCCGATGAAGACGGACCATATCCTGTTCATCGCCTCGGGCGCGTTCCATGTCGCCAAGCCCAGCGACCTGCTGCCCGAGCTGCAGGGCCGCCTGCCGATCCGGGTGGAATTGAAGGCGCTGACCGAGGAGGATTTCGTCGCGATCCTCTCCGACACCAAGGCGAGCCTGGTGCGCCAATACGCGGCATTGCTCGGCACCGAGGGTGTCTCGATCGACTTTACCGAGGACGGCATCCGCGCGGTGGCGAAGATCGCCGCCGAAGTGAATGCCGAGGTGGAGAATATCGGTGCCCGCAGGCTGCAGACGGTGATGGAGAAGCTGCTGGAGGAAGTCAGCTTCGAGGCCGAGGACCGCTCGGGGTCTGCGGTGGTGATCGACGCGGCCTATGTCGACCAGCAGCTGGCCAGCGTGGCGCGTAACACGGATCTGAGCCGCTACGTGTTGTAG
- the hslV gene encoding ATP-dependent protease subunit HslV, with protein sequence MSDKNAAWHGTTILSVRKSGKVVIAGDGQVSAGNTVMKPNARKVRPLGDGKVIAGFAGATADAFTLFERLEAKLERHHGQLLRAAVELAKDWRTDKYLRNLEAMLLVADKDVTLVITGNGDVLEPEAHEHGIVASIGSGGNFALSAARALIEYEPDAEVVARKAMAIAGELCVYTNDRLTVETLDAA encoded by the coding sequence ATGAGTGACAAGAACGCTGCGTGGCACGGCACGACCATCCTCTCCGTGCGCAAATCCGGCAAAGTGGTGATCGCGGGCGACGGTCAGGTTTCGGCCGGCAACACCGTGATGAAGCCCAACGCCCGCAAGGTCCGTCCCCTCGGCGACGGCAAGGTGATCGCGGGCTTTGCCGGCGCCACCGCCGATGCCTTCACCCTGTTCGAGCGGCTCGAGGCCAAGCTGGAGCGGCATCACGGCCAGCTGCTGCGCGCGGCGGTGGAGCTCGCGAAGGACTGGCGGACGGACAAATATCTCCGCAATTTGGAGGCCATGCTGCTCGTCGCCGACAAGGACGTGACGCTCGTGATCACCGGCAATGGTGACGTGCTCGAGCCTGAGGCGCATGAGCACGGCATCGTCGCATCGATCGGATCGGGCGGTAATTTCGCGCTCTCCGCGGCGCGCGCGCTGATCGAATATGAGCCCGATGCCGAAGTCGTCGCGCGCAAGGCGATGGCGATCGCCGGCGAGCTGTGCGTGTACACCAACGACCGGCTGACCGTGGAGACGCTGGACGCGGCGTGA
- a CDS encoding ROK family protein: MTANLSIAGLELGGTKCVATLGSGPGDVREQHVVPTTDPTTTLAGLEAVLDGWSFDAIGIASFGPIELNPAQPDFGSIIATTKPGWNDTDLTRRLSARYGKPLAIQTDVNGAALAEARWGAAAGLSTHAYITIGTGVGVGLVANGRPVMGYAHGEAGHMRSARAPGDTFAGWCPYHDDCAEGLLSGPALAARFGRPGQEVADDAPEWEYFAHDLAALLHNLIVSLAPERIAIGGGVMTKRPQLFDAVRTKLAASINGYGALAGYCAELDTRVGPPGLGDMAGPMGAIAMGLEALDR; encoded by the coding sequence ATGACTGCGAACCTGTCGATCGCCGGCCTCGAACTGGGCGGCACCAAATGCGTGGCCACGCTGGGCAGCGGCCCGGGTGACGTGCGCGAACAGCATGTCGTGCCGACCACCGATCCGACGACCACGCTCGCCGGACTCGAGGCGGTGCTCGACGGCTGGTCTTTCGATGCGATCGGCATTGCCAGCTTCGGCCCGATCGAGCTCAATCCGGCGCAACCCGATTTCGGCTCGATCATCGCGACGACCAAGCCGGGGTGGAACGACACCGATCTCACCCGCCGCCTGTCCGCGCGCTACGGCAAGCCGTTGGCGATCCAGACCGACGTCAACGGCGCGGCGCTGGCGGAGGCGCGCTGGGGTGCCGCGGCGGGGCTGTCGACTCACGCCTATATCACCATCGGCACCGGCGTCGGCGTCGGCCTGGTCGCCAACGGCCGGCCGGTCATGGGCTATGCGCATGGCGAGGCGGGGCACATGCGCTCGGCCCGCGCGCCCGGTGACACGTTTGCCGGCTGGTGCCCGTACCATGACGACTGCGCCGAGGGGCTGCTGTCCGGGCCGGCGCTGGCGGCGCGATTCGGCCGGCCGGGGCAGGAGGTCGCCGATGACGCGCCCGAATGGGAGTATTTCGCGCACGATCTGGCGGCTCTGCTCCACAATCTGATCGTCAGCCTGGCACCGGAGCGGATCGCGATCGGTGGCGGTGTGATGACTAAGCGACCGCAGCTGTTCGACGCGGTGCGTACCAAGCTGGCGGCGAGCATCAACGGCTATGGCGCGCTGGCAGGCTATTGCGCCGAGCTGGACACCCGCGTCGGCCCGCCGGGGCTGGGCGACATGGCGGGGCCGATGGGCGCCATCGCGATGGGTCTCGAAGCGCTCGATCGCTGA